A single genomic interval of Daucus carota subsp. sativus chromosome 1, DH1 v3.0, whole genome shotgun sequence harbors:
- the LOC108216401 gene encoding probable receptor-like protein kinase At5g18500: MGLINDLTKKTPIFHLPVWALVVIFVVIPVVLLVLPLCISRKKSKRTAETLPISQNHIVSSEFKEIRMDQNSANSIVSYAGEFSSTENKYNGKDSDKLLMHLNDEQMKNAHDSSRSGSFNKLENKNLGSGSGEEGNKNYHPSSHPQNVSSPLSGLSEFSQLGWGHWFTLRDLEVATNRFSKDNVIGEGGYGVVYQGRLPNGSLVAVKKIFNNLGQAEKEFKIEVEAIGHVRHKNLVRLLGYCIEGTQRMLVYEYVNNGNLEQWLHGALRQQGCLTWEARMKVILGTAKALAYLHEAIEPKVVHRDIKSSNILLDDEFNAKISDFGLAKLLGAGESHITTRVMGTFGYVAPEYANSGLLNEKSDVYSFGIVLLEAITGRDPVDYSRPADEVNMVDWLKLMVGSRRSEEVVDQSMETKPSRTALKRALLTALRCVDPDSEKRLTMGEVVRMLESEEYPLPREGRRRHKNEADTLEAEPGRQNSDIQKI, translated from the exons ATGGGTCTCATCAACGATTTAACAAAGAAAACGCCAATTTTTCATCTTCCGGTGTGGGCACTAGTTGTGATTTTTGTGGTAATTCCTGTCGTCCTCTTGGTGCTTCCATTATGTATTTCAAGGAAGAAGTCCAAGAGAACTGCTGAGACACTTCCCATTAGCCAAAACCATATTGTATCAAGTGAATTCAAAGAGATAAGAATGGATCAAAATTCAGCAAACAGTATTGTTTCCTATGCTGGAGAATTTTCCTCCACGGAAAACAAGTACAATGGCAAAGATTCGGATAAGCTTTTGATGCATTTGAATGATGAGCAGATGAAGAATGCTCATGATAGTAGTCGATCCGGTTCTTTCAATAAATTGGAGAATAAGAATCTTGGTTCTGGATCAGGAGAAGAAGGGAATAAAAACTATCACCCTTCTTCACATCCTCAGAATGTTTCATCCCCTTTATCTGGTTTATCAGAGTTCTCTCAACTTGGATGGGGCCATTGGTTTACACTAAGGGATTTAGAAGTTGCTACAAATCGTTTTTCAAAAGATAATGTTATTGGTGAAGGTGGATATGGAGTTGTTTACCAGGGCCGTCTGCCTAATGGATCATTAGTAGCTGTTAAGAAGATCTTTAACAATCT TGGACAAGCAGAGAAGGAATTTAAGATTGAGGTTGAGGCCATTGGCCATGTGCGACACAAAAACTTAGTTAGACTTCTGGGTTACTGCATTGAAGGGACCCAAAG GATGTTGGTCTATGAGTATGTTAACAATGGCAATTTAGAACAGTGGCTACATGGAGCTCTGCGTCAACAAGGATGCCTTACTTGGGAGGCTCGAATGAAAGTTATACTTGGCACTGCTAAGGC GCTTGCTTACTTGCACGAGGCCATTGAGCCAAAAGTGGTGCATCGAGACATCAAGTCAAGCAATATCCTATTAGACGATGAATTCAATGCCAAAATTTCTGATTTTGGTCTGGCCAAGTTGTTAGGTGCCGGTGAGAGTCACATTACAACAAGAGTTATGGGTACTTTTGG ATATGTAGCACCAGAATATGCCAATAGTGGCCTTCTAAATGAGAAGAGCGATGTATATAGCTTTGGCATTGTGCTTTTAGAAGCAATCACCGGAAGAGATCCAGTGGATTACAGCCGTCCAGCAGATGAG GTAAATATGGTTGACTGGCTAAAATTAATGGTTGGGAGTAGGCGGTCAGAAGAAGTCGTCGATCAATCTATGGAGACTAAGCCATCTAGAACTGCTCTAAAAAGAGCCCTGTTGACTGCTTTGAGGTGCGTCGATCCAGATTCTGAAAAGAGGCTAACAATGGGGGAAGTTGTTCGTATGCTTGAATCAGAGGAATATCCATTACCCCGAGAG GGTCGACGACGtcataaaaatgaagctgacaCTCTAGAGGCTGAGCCGGGGAGGCAGAATTCTGACATACAAAAGATATAA
- the LOC108202655 gene encoding squamosa promoter-binding-like protein 1 isoform X2, whose translation MKAIRKNMEWDLNDWKWDGDQFTAAPLRSVAADCRSRQFFPIGPEIPVVTGLSNSSSSCSEEIDLRNEREQRELEKRRRVFVVDDDELDDESGSLNLNLGGMVYPVANGEVENWNGKSGKKTKLGGSASSGAVCQVDDCRADLSSAKDYHRRHKVCAVHSKATKAMVGSAMQRFCQQCSRFHLLQEFDEGKRSCRRRLAGHNKRRRKTHPENSNTGVPVNDELSNSYLLISLLRILSNMHTDSSDQMKDQDLLSHLLKNLASVAGTINEGNLSGLLNGSSKLQLQNFVASRGQQLSRPTGQCTVMPSSGMTQKREFVDNVSGGKFQTPPAQLSNIHFPTKDCIAANANASNAKMESTKELNFDLNDVYDDSEECMEPLERSDAPICVENGSAGYPIWIHQDSDKSSPPQTSGNSGSLSTQSPSSSSGEAQVRTDRIVFKLFGKNPSEFPLVLRSQILGWLAHSPTDIESYIRPGCVILTIYLRMEKSTWEVVCSDLSFSLRKLLDSDSFWKEGWIYTRVQNRVAFVHDGEVVLDTQLTVTNDKNCNISSIRPIAVTVSENANFLVKGSNMSQSTRILCALEGMYLVQQSCSELMDGCGSLSESDKGQSLSFPCSIPNVMGRGFIEVEDQTLGTSFFPFIVAEKDVCSEICTLESALELAETTSGIKGETEHLEVHDQALEFVHEMGWLLHRTQLKIRLGPNDPNLDLFSFKRFRYLMEFSLDHDWCAVVKKLLCILFSGIVDSGEHPNIERALLDIGLLHRAVQRNCRPMVQALLSFIPANVIDKYGPEQTLPGHIFRPDSAGPGGLTPLHIAASSGGYETVLDALTDDPQMVGLEAWKNARDGAGLTPHDYAFQRGCHSYINMIQKKTKTRSGQGHVVVDIPGTIKQKLPGGPKPTEVSSFQTEKAIMKLVQSNCNLCEQKLAYGNYRRSLASYRPAMLAMVAIAAVCVCVALLFKSSPEVLYVFQPFRWEHLKFGSS comes from the exons ATGAAGGCGATTCGGAAAAATATGGAGTGGGATTTGAATGATTGGAAATGGGATGGTGATCAGTTTACAGCTGCTCCATTGAGATCAGTGGCAGCAGATTGTAGGAGTAGGCAGTTTTTTCCCATTGGACCAGAGATTCCTGTTGTGACAGGTTTATCCAATAGTTCTTCCTCGTGCTCGGAAGAAATTGATTTAAGAAATGAGAGAGAACAGAGGGAACTAGAGAAGCGGAGGAGGGTTTTcgttgttgatgatgatgagttAGATGATGAATCTGGATCCCTTAATTTAAATCTCGGGGGAATGGTGTACCCTGTAGCTAATGGAGAAGTGGAAAATTGGAACGGAAAGAGTGGAAAGAAAACCAAACTTGGTGGCTCTGCATCCAGTGGCGCAGTTTGTCAGGTAGATGATTGCCGAGCTGATTTGAGCTCTGCAAAAGATTATCATCGACGACACAAGGTGTGTGCTGTTCATTCTAAGGCCACCAAAGCAATGGTTGGAAGTGCGATGCAGAGGTTTTGTCAACAATGTAGCAG GTTTCACCTTCTCCAAGAGTTTGATGAAGGGAAAAGAAGTTGTCGCAGGCGTTTGGCAGGTCATAATAAACGACGAAGGAAGACGCACCCAGAAAATTCAAATACTGGAGTACCAGTGAATGATGAACTAAGTAACAGTTACTTGTTGATTAGTCTTCTAAGGATACTCTCCAATATGCACA CTGATAGCTCTGATCAAATGAAGGATCAGGATCTTCTTTCGCATCTATTGAAGAACCTTGCAAGTGTTGCTGGTACTATTAACGAAGGGAATCTTTCTGGGCTATTGAATGGGTCTTCGAAATTGCAATTGCAAAATTTTGTTGCATCTAGAGGACAG CAACTTTCTAGACCTACCGGACAATGTACGGTTATGCCTTCATCTGGAATGACCCAAAAGAGAGAGTTTGTGGATAATGTTTCTGGTGGAAAATTTCAAACTCCGCCTGCTCAACTCTCCAATATTCATTTTCCCACTAAAGACTGCATCGCAGCGAATGCAAATGCTTCAAACGCAAAAATGGAGAGCACAAAAGAACTTAACTTTGACTTGAATGATGTTTATGATGATTCCGAAGAATGTATGGAACCTTTGGAGAGATCTGATGCCCCAATATGTGTAGAAAACGGATCTGCTGGTTACCCTATATGGATACACCAAGACTCTGACAAATCAAGCCCCCCTCAGACAAGTGGGAATTCAGGATCACTATCTACTCAATCACCATCTAGTTCCAGTGGAGAGGCTCAG GTTCGTACGGATAGAATTGTTTTCAAACTCTTTGGGAAAAATCCTAGCGAGTTCCCCCTTGTCCTGCGAAGTCAG ATTCTTGGCTGGTTAGCGCACAGTCCTACAGACATAGAGAGCTACATAAGACCTGGATGTGTCATATTAACAATATATCTCCGAATGGAAAAATCCACATGGGAGGTG GTCTGTAGCGATTTAAGCTTCAGTTTACGGAAGCTTCTGGACTCTGACTCTTTCTGGAAAGAAGGATGGATTTATACCAGGGTGCAAAATCGTGTAGCATTTGTACATGATG GTGAGGTTGTTCTAGACACACAATTAACAGTAACCAATGACAAAAACTGCAATATATCGAGCATCAGGCCAATAGCAGTTACCGTGTCTGAGAATGCTAATTTTTTGGTTAAAGGCTCCAACATGTCTCAGTCTACAAG GATACTATGTGCACTTGAAGGGATGTATCTGGTTCAGCAAAGCTGTTCAGAACTAATGGATGGATGTGGTTCATTATCTGAGAGTGATAAGGGTCAGTCCCTTAGCTTCCCATGCTCTATACCAAATGTTATGGGAAGAGGATTCATTGAG GTTGAGGACCAAACTCTCGGAACCAGCTTCTTCCCATTCATAGTCGCCGAGAAGGATGTTTGTTCTGAAATTTGCACTCTGGAGAGTGCTTTAGAGCTGGCTGAAACTACTTCTGGTATTAAGGGGGAAACTGAACATTTGGAGGTGCATGACCAAGCTTTGGAGTTTGTACATGAGATGGGCTGGCTTCTTCACAGGACTCAATTGAAAATTAGATTAGGACCCAATGATCCGAACCTTGATTTATTCTCATTCAAACGATTCAGGTATCTCATGGAGTTCTCCTTAGACCATGACTGGTGTGCAGTGGTTAAGAAACTTCTCTGCATATTGTTTAGTGGTATTGTTGATTCTGGAGAACATCCAAACATTGAGCGTGCACTTTTAGATATCGGCCTCCTCCACAGAGCTGTACAGAGAAACTGCAGGCCCATGGTACAAGCTCTTTTGAGTTTTATCCCTGCAAATGTTATAGACAAATATGGACCGGAGCAAACTTTACCGGGTCATATCTTCAGGCCGGACTCAGCTGGACCTGGGGGTTTGACTCCTCTTCACATAGCAGCCAGCAGTGGTGGTTATGAGACTGTCTTGGATGCCCTGACTGATGATCCTCAAATG GTGGGACTTGAAGCTTGGAAAAATGCCCGCGATGGTGCAGGTCTGACACCCCATGACTATGCATTCCAGCGAGGCTGTCACTCATACATCAACATGATCCAAAAGAAAACGAAAACGAGATCAGGACAGGGACATGTAGTGGTTGACATCCCTGGTACCATCAAACAGAAACTCCCAGGTGGACCAAAACCTACTGAAGTTTCTAGCTTCCAAACCGAAAAGGCCATCATGAAACTTGTCCAGTCAAATTGCAACTTGTGCGAACAAAAGTTGGCTTATGGCAACTACAGAAGATCCTTAGCATCATATCGTCCAGCAATGCTCGCCATGGTTGCTATTGCAGCTGTTTGTGTATGCGTAGCTCTGCTCTTCAAAAGCTCACCCGAGGTTCTCTACGTGTTCCAGCCATTCAGATGGGAGCATCTGAAGTTTGGATCAAGCTAA
- the LOC108202655 gene encoding squamosa promoter-binding-like protein 1 isoform X1, whose translation MKAIRKNMEWDLNDWKWDGDQFTAAPLRSVAADCRSRQFFPIGPEIPVVTGLSNSSSSCSEEIDLRNEREQRELEKRRRVFVVDDDELDDESGSLNLNLGGMVYPVANGEVENWNGKSGKKTKLGGSASSGAVCQVDDCRADLSSAKDYHRRHKVCAVHSKATKAMVGSAMQRFCQQCSRFHLLQEFDEGKRSCRRRLAGHNKRRRKTHPENSNTGVPVNDELSNSYLLISLLRILSNMHTDSSDQMKDQDLLSHLLKNLASVAGTINEGNLSGLLNGSSKLQLQNFVASRGQQLSRPTGQCTVMPSSGMTQKREFVDNVSGGKFQTPPAQLSNIHFPTKDCIAANANASNAKMESTKELNFDLNDVYDDSEECMEPLERSDAPICVENGSAGYPIWIHQDSDKSSPPQTSGNSGSLSTQSPSSSSGEAQLVQVRTDRIVFKLFGKNPSEFPLVLRSQILGWLAHSPTDIESYIRPGCVILTIYLRMEKSTWEVVCSDLSFSLRKLLDSDSFWKEGWIYTRVQNRVAFVHDGEVVLDTQLTVTNDKNCNISSIRPIAVTVSENANFLVKGSNMSQSTRILCALEGMYLVQQSCSELMDGCGSLSESDKGQSLSFPCSIPNVMGRGFIEVEDQTLGTSFFPFIVAEKDVCSEICTLESALELAETTSGIKGETEHLEVHDQALEFVHEMGWLLHRTQLKIRLGPNDPNLDLFSFKRFRYLMEFSLDHDWCAVVKKLLCILFSGIVDSGEHPNIERALLDIGLLHRAVQRNCRPMVQALLSFIPANVIDKYGPEQTLPGHIFRPDSAGPGGLTPLHIAASSGGYETVLDALTDDPQMVGLEAWKNARDGAGLTPHDYAFQRGCHSYINMIQKKTKTRSGQGHVVVDIPGTIKQKLPGGPKPTEVSSFQTEKAIMKLVQSNCNLCEQKLAYGNYRRSLASYRPAMLAMVAIAAVCVCVALLFKSSPEVLYVFQPFRWEHLKFGSS comes from the exons ATGAAGGCGATTCGGAAAAATATGGAGTGGGATTTGAATGATTGGAAATGGGATGGTGATCAGTTTACAGCTGCTCCATTGAGATCAGTGGCAGCAGATTGTAGGAGTAGGCAGTTTTTTCCCATTGGACCAGAGATTCCTGTTGTGACAGGTTTATCCAATAGTTCTTCCTCGTGCTCGGAAGAAATTGATTTAAGAAATGAGAGAGAACAGAGGGAACTAGAGAAGCGGAGGAGGGTTTTcgttgttgatgatgatgagttAGATGATGAATCTGGATCCCTTAATTTAAATCTCGGGGGAATGGTGTACCCTGTAGCTAATGGAGAAGTGGAAAATTGGAACGGAAAGAGTGGAAAGAAAACCAAACTTGGTGGCTCTGCATCCAGTGGCGCAGTTTGTCAGGTAGATGATTGCCGAGCTGATTTGAGCTCTGCAAAAGATTATCATCGACGACACAAGGTGTGTGCTGTTCATTCTAAGGCCACCAAAGCAATGGTTGGAAGTGCGATGCAGAGGTTTTGTCAACAATGTAGCAG GTTTCACCTTCTCCAAGAGTTTGATGAAGGGAAAAGAAGTTGTCGCAGGCGTTTGGCAGGTCATAATAAACGACGAAGGAAGACGCACCCAGAAAATTCAAATACTGGAGTACCAGTGAATGATGAACTAAGTAACAGTTACTTGTTGATTAGTCTTCTAAGGATACTCTCCAATATGCACA CTGATAGCTCTGATCAAATGAAGGATCAGGATCTTCTTTCGCATCTATTGAAGAACCTTGCAAGTGTTGCTGGTACTATTAACGAAGGGAATCTTTCTGGGCTATTGAATGGGTCTTCGAAATTGCAATTGCAAAATTTTGTTGCATCTAGAGGACAG CAACTTTCTAGACCTACCGGACAATGTACGGTTATGCCTTCATCTGGAATGACCCAAAAGAGAGAGTTTGTGGATAATGTTTCTGGTGGAAAATTTCAAACTCCGCCTGCTCAACTCTCCAATATTCATTTTCCCACTAAAGACTGCATCGCAGCGAATGCAAATGCTTCAAACGCAAAAATGGAGAGCACAAAAGAACTTAACTTTGACTTGAATGATGTTTATGATGATTCCGAAGAATGTATGGAACCTTTGGAGAGATCTGATGCCCCAATATGTGTAGAAAACGGATCTGCTGGTTACCCTATATGGATACACCAAGACTCTGACAAATCAAGCCCCCCTCAGACAAGTGGGAATTCAGGATCACTATCTACTCAATCACCATCTAGTTCCAGTGGAGAGGCTCAG TTAGTTCAGGTTCGTACGGATAGAATTGTTTTCAAACTCTTTGGGAAAAATCCTAGCGAGTTCCCCCTTGTCCTGCGAAGTCAG ATTCTTGGCTGGTTAGCGCACAGTCCTACAGACATAGAGAGCTACATAAGACCTGGATGTGTCATATTAACAATATATCTCCGAATGGAAAAATCCACATGGGAGGTG GTCTGTAGCGATTTAAGCTTCAGTTTACGGAAGCTTCTGGACTCTGACTCTTTCTGGAAAGAAGGATGGATTTATACCAGGGTGCAAAATCGTGTAGCATTTGTACATGATG GTGAGGTTGTTCTAGACACACAATTAACAGTAACCAATGACAAAAACTGCAATATATCGAGCATCAGGCCAATAGCAGTTACCGTGTCTGAGAATGCTAATTTTTTGGTTAAAGGCTCCAACATGTCTCAGTCTACAAG GATACTATGTGCACTTGAAGGGATGTATCTGGTTCAGCAAAGCTGTTCAGAACTAATGGATGGATGTGGTTCATTATCTGAGAGTGATAAGGGTCAGTCCCTTAGCTTCCCATGCTCTATACCAAATGTTATGGGAAGAGGATTCATTGAG GTTGAGGACCAAACTCTCGGAACCAGCTTCTTCCCATTCATAGTCGCCGAGAAGGATGTTTGTTCTGAAATTTGCACTCTGGAGAGTGCTTTAGAGCTGGCTGAAACTACTTCTGGTATTAAGGGGGAAACTGAACATTTGGAGGTGCATGACCAAGCTTTGGAGTTTGTACATGAGATGGGCTGGCTTCTTCACAGGACTCAATTGAAAATTAGATTAGGACCCAATGATCCGAACCTTGATTTATTCTCATTCAAACGATTCAGGTATCTCATGGAGTTCTCCTTAGACCATGACTGGTGTGCAGTGGTTAAGAAACTTCTCTGCATATTGTTTAGTGGTATTGTTGATTCTGGAGAACATCCAAACATTGAGCGTGCACTTTTAGATATCGGCCTCCTCCACAGAGCTGTACAGAGAAACTGCAGGCCCATGGTACAAGCTCTTTTGAGTTTTATCCCTGCAAATGTTATAGACAAATATGGACCGGAGCAAACTTTACCGGGTCATATCTTCAGGCCGGACTCAGCTGGACCTGGGGGTTTGACTCCTCTTCACATAGCAGCCAGCAGTGGTGGTTATGAGACTGTCTTGGATGCCCTGACTGATGATCCTCAAATG GTGGGACTTGAAGCTTGGAAAAATGCCCGCGATGGTGCAGGTCTGACACCCCATGACTATGCATTCCAGCGAGGCTGTCACTCATACATCAACATGATCCAAAAGAAAACGAAAACGAGATCAGGACAGGGACATGTAGTGGTTGACATCCCTGGTACCATCAAACAGAAACTCCCAGGTGGACCAAAACCTACTGAAGTTTCTAGCTTCCAAACCGAAAAGGCCATCATGAAACTTGTCCAGTCAAATTGCAACTTGTGCGAACAAAAGTTGGCTTATGGCAACTACAGAAGATCCTTAGCATCATATCGTCCAGCAATGCTCGCCATGGTTGCTATTGCAGCTGTTTGTGTATGCGTAGCTCTGCTCTTCAAAAGCTCACCCGAGGTTCTCTACGTGTTCCAGCCATTCAGATGGGAGCATCTGAAGTTTGGATCAAGCTAA